A stretch of DNA from Sugiyamaella lignohabitans strain CBS 10342 chromosome B, complete sequence:
CAGTTCTAAAACGGTCTTGTGCACGGGAATAAAATCATTTAAAAGCATCGATTTATCTTGTTTATGAATTGATTTGGTAAAAATTCACTTTCTTTCAATACAAATAATTGCAAGTAATATACAAACGAATGTTCCGTATCATTATCCGCAATGCAGCAAGAAGAGGGTCTGCAAAGCCCAGTCACGTGAAATTCCCAGGGGTAATCTATTCAGGGGTAAGtaactcaggggtaaaagGCCGATCTCTCTCTAcaccagcggcagcaaGTACAAGAGTTTCTGCACCACCGGTCAGGAAATCAACTACAACTGCTagagaaaacaagaaaagcAAGAAAAACTTGGTTGTTCTAGGATCCGGATGGGGTGCTGTGTCATTAGTAAGATCAATTAATCCCAGTCAGTACAATGTGACGATTATTTCACCTCGgaactttttcttgttcactCCGCTACTTCCGTCCGCTACCACTGGTACTGTTGAGTATAATTCAATTACAGAATCCATTAGCGGCATTCTAGCTAAGGAATCGTCTAAGTCCTTGGCTGAAGACAGTTATAGCAGATATCTTGAAGCGAGAGCTACCAAGATCGATTATACAAACAAATCAGTTGCTATTGAAGACATCACAACCCATGAGGAACATTCGGTTCCTTTTGACTATCTTGTCATTGCAGCAGGTGCAACCACATCCACGCTCAATGTTCCAGGAGTTAAAGAGCATGGTTTATTTCTGAAAGAAATAGACGACTCACGCAAGATTCGTGCTAGAGTAGCCAACTGGATCAATAGCGGTAAAGGAACCTCTTTACAGGCCGTCGTTGTAGGAGGGGGTCCTACTGGAGTCGAAGTAGCAGCCGAGCTTCAAGACctatttgaagaagatatcaagaaaagGATACCAGATGCTGGTCCTGATACTTTCAAAGTGAGTCTCATCGAAGCAATGCCGAGTATCCTAAACTCGTTCGACAAACGGTTGAGAAAGTTTGCAACATTGCAGCTGCAGAAAGACCATATCAACCTTCTCACCAACACAGCTGTGGAGAAAATTACCGACAAGACCGTTTATGCAAAAGCAAAGACAGTTCTACCAGACAAGTCAGAGTCTGTTGAGGCCATCGAGATCCCTTACAACATGCTCATTTGGGCCACAGGTATCACCACCCACCAGTTCATCCGTGAGTTCATGTCGACCATCCCCGAGCAGAAAGATTCTAAACGAGGCGTGCTCATTAACGACGACATGTCAGTCAAAGGAGTTGCCGATGTATGGGCCATTGGCGACTGTACAAGCTCAAAGTACCCAGCCACAGCACAAGTGGCGACCCAGCAGGGAACCTATCTTGGCACTACATTGAACCAGCTCGCCACGGTCACTGAAGCTCCAgactccaccaccaccagcacaTCCATTGCACCCTTTGAGTACCATCACAAGGGTTCCTTAGCATACGTCGGAGGCAACCGAGCAGTCGCGGACCTGCAACTATGGTCGGACGGCAAAATGTCGTCCATGGGCTACTTCACGTACTGGATGTGGAGAGTGGCCTACCTCAGCATGTTCGTGCCGGCACAAAACCGGTTCCTGGTGGCAGCCGACTGGCTGCGAGTCAAGCTCTTCGGCCGCAATATCAACACTATTTAGATAATTTTTAATCCTGATACATTTTCATGggcacatgcctccggcggctggggctccgccccagaccccgctgctcctctcgctgcgctcgagtcgttactcCGGGATCCCCACGCTGACTTcacacccccacgcccgactcgagcgtagcgagaggagcagcggggtctggggcggagccccagccgccggaggcagaaaaAGCCCCCCAGAAACCGGGGGTCGGTGGAGAGGATGTCCCGATATGCAGGTTCGAGTGGTGCCAGGTGGTGTTACCGAGGGCAGATCGCGTATTTTTTCAGCTGCAAGCATATGGCAATTTCACCTTCCGACACACAGGTCAACAGAAACATGAGTGGAAACCAAAATCTTTATTATATCATTGCAGCAGTGGTGACGGTGGTGTCGATTCTGGCTGTACAGATTCTGTTCAAGTCGTCGGCTGACAAACCTGCTCTTGACAAGAATGTTTTCCGGGAGTTCCCCCTGATCCAGAAGACCGTGTTGACCCACAACTCGGCTGTCTATAGATTCGGACTGGCTCGTCCTACTGATAATCTTGGTTTGCCTATTGGCCAACATATCTCGGTTGCTGCTTATATCAACGACAAGGAAATTGTTCGTTCTTATACACCCACCTCGTCAGATGACGACAAGGGCTACTTCGACCTTCTTATTAAGTCGTACCCCAACGGAAATGTTTCCAAGTATGTCAGTGAGCTCAAGTTAGGAGATTTGGTCAAGGTTCGTGGTCCTAAGGGTCAATTCAACTACACTAATGGTTTGGTTCGCGAGTTTGGTATGGTAgctggtggtactggtatCACTCCCATGTACCAGATCATGAAGGCCATTGCCAAGGACCCCAACGACAAGACCAAAGTGAGTCTCATCTACGCCAATGTCAGTGTTGACGATATCCTCCTCAAGAAGGAAATTGACGAGCTTGTTGCTGAAAACGACAACATCAATGTGCACTATGTTCTCGACAGACCTCCTGAGGGCTGGACTGGCAGCACTGGTTTCGTGACCGCCGACATCCTCAAGGCTCATGCCccagctcctgctgccgacgtcaagcttcttctttgtgGCCCACCTCCCATGGTCAGCGCTGTCAAAAAAGCTGCTGTCACTCTCGGCTACGAGAAGGGTAAGCCCGTATCTAAACTCGAGGACCAGGTGTTTGCTTTCTAAATTTATAGATACGATAATCTAGTTTCGgtggggggtgtgcctccggcggctggggcgctgccccagaccccgtggctcctgcttcgcaggagatggctgggaccgtggatgtgacgactcgagcgcagcgagaggagcagcggggtctggggcggagccccagccgccggaggcaccgtCACAGGAAGTAGTTGTAGAGAGGATATGTATTATTTTAGGTAGAGGTGGTCATGACAGGAACGAGAAGGCGCTGGTGAAGGACGTTGAGTGCTTTAAGAGCGTCGGTCTCGTCGACCACGCACGAGATGTTGATCTCGCTGGCTCCCTGGGAGATCATTtcgatgttgatgttggcTTCGGCGAGCGTCGAGAACATCTTTCCGGCAATACCCACGAGCTGCTTCATTTCTTTGCCGACAAGAGACACGATACACAGCTTGCGGGTCACGTCGACTGACCCGTATTTACGCAGTTCGACAAGTGCTTCTTTGAATGATGCTTCTGACAGGTTGGAATGCAGTGCCATGGACACATGCACCTCGGATGTCGAGATGAGGTCGACTACCAGCTTTCTTTTGTCAAGGAGATCAAACACACGGGCCAAGAATCCATGCGATTGGTTCTTTTTGTTCGAGTGAACATTGAGAACAATGATGTTTTGCTTGGTAGTCACAGCGGTGGGTAGCTTCATTTTCGGTTGACTCGAGATAGCGGCCAGTAATGGTGAGCTCAGCTCGGAGACCGCAATAGGAGGGTGCAATGGAGTTTCTGTTCCAGCACGAGACTCGAAATCTGGGAAAATAATGGTACCGTTACCTTTGGGGTTCATGACATTCTTGATACGAATAGGGATTCGGGCACGAATAACCTGTTCCATTGTAAATGGATGGATAACCTCAGAACCGTAGTATGTCAACTCAGAAGCCTCTTCAGGAGTGATTCGGTCAATGAGTCTAGCAGTAGGAACCTTTCTGGGGTCGGCAGTGAAAATACCATCGACTTCTTTCCAGATTTGCAGCTCGTCGGCTTGTAATCCAACGGCAATAAGAGCAGCACACAAATCAGTGTAACCTCTACCCACACCGTTCAAAAGTCCACCGGGAACAACACCGAAAAAACCAGTCACCACAGGAATCttatcaccagcagccttAATAGCCTCGACCAGCTGGGCAGTGAGATAGCTGTAGAACTCCTTGTCAAGACCAGTCTTGCTGACATCGTATCCAATGGGAATAACCCGAGAAAGATCAACATAGTGAGCAGGCAGTCCATGATCGTTCATGACAGCAGCCATGAACATGCAACTGAGCTTTTCTCCCACAGACATGATGGAATCCAGTGTACGAGGACTGATCTCGTCAATCACTTGAGATGCACTGAGAAACTTCTCGAGCAAATCACACTCTTTGTTGATAGCTGCCAGCAACTCGTCCAATAGAGCACTATTGTTACGGATCTTGTCCTTGGACGTATTCACATGGTCGTCTCTAATGGCTTCAATGATGCTGATATAATCTCCCTTTGTGAGAGCCTCGTCTGCAGCAGTCAACAATCTGGTTGTAGTACCTTCTGCTTTAGTATCAGTACTTCGAGCAGAACACACAACAACTGGACTGTAGTGCTTGGAGTACGACTCGACGATGTCTTTAATGTTTTCTGGGAACTTGCCAACAGAGGTTCCGCCATATTTCATGACAATCTTTTGTTTCGCCATGGTCATGATATTGAATTGGTAGGGTCAGTGAGTTTGGATTCTGTAATGGTACAACTGGTCCTGAATGAATGGAGTAGTATGTCActgatgattctgattcCAAAGAAACCTCACACAGCAAGCGAATTTTTTGTAGGATTTTATGATTTTCTAATATATTAGCAGTTTTCACGAGATAACACAACAGTTTCTAAAAGTAACTCGATGACCTGATAATATATGGTCTAGTAATGAAAGAACGTAATAGAGAAGGATGGGGGTCTCGTGGGTTTTACCGGATTCGAGACTCTAAAGAGTATGCCTCGTAATACAAAAACTGCTTCCTCATGCACCGTCAATTATGCCGTATATAAGTAAACACCTTATATACGCCAGAAAAGATGAAATAGTTgtgaaaagaagaaaagaagaaagtttGAAAGGAAAAGCGAATCTGCTGTCACCACGGTATGCTGCTTATACAGCTCTGACGATCCCGATTTTTCAGATGCAGATCCAACCCGTTAACGGCGCACCTTTTATTGGTAGACTACAATGAGTCAATTCAGGCCGGTCTGTGAACCGGCCTGCAGCCAAGCGCTGCACTGACTTCCGCTGGGTTCAACCCAGTGGGCCCATATCATCCCATCACAGCGCTCCTTATCCGGTTTCATTCCGACCAACAAACAACCAGGGtccacccccaccacctcaATCGGACCCAAACCACCGCCGGTCGGTGCCCGGGGATGCGGCCCGGTAACTCCGGTAAACCcggcgtgcctccggcggctggggctccgccccagaccctggttgctcctgcttcgcaggagatggctgggaccgtgtatgtaacgactcgagcgcagcgagaggagcagcggggtctggggcggagccccagccgccggaggctggcCCCTGATTCCCGTGTATACAGTACCTGTTTTAGTGGGCCATAAGtaccaacaaaaatgatCTCATCCGGAGCAGAGACTAATGTGGTTGGAGAGGAAGGAGTGTTTGACCCATGTTTGAGGAACCGGGCCGCTGGTCGGGTGGTGAAAGTAAGGTTATGTCAAGTCGGGACTGTTTCAGGGGCATCAGGGTCTAGATACTGCCGCATGTACATACATATACGTGCATAGGGGTAGACAGACAGGAAGGTGCGGCTGGAGGAGGGTTGGAAAAGAGTGCagggagctgctggtgtatGAATGGGAAGGGATAATGTTACGACGAGGCCGTCAATACTGCTGCAGACTACTATGATGTTGGTTATGATAAGTTGACAGAACTCTTCAAACATCGTACAACCAGCATTTTGTCAGTATATATCAGTGTGGATAGCTCTGGAGTTGTAAATACGTGAGCGAAAAGCGAAATCCGTCTCTAATTCGTGcataatatatatattggaCTGGCAGATAGGGCCGTATTCAGGCTGTATAGTGATCGATCTGGCTGATAAACAAGGGTGGAAAGCGTATATATTGGGCGGCGTGGTTGTGGGCCAGTCAGTGAATATATATGAGTCGAGGTAAGATTGTACAGCTATTGGAAgtgattttgatattgattttgtcaatgAATGCCAACTAACGGTTCTAGATCCAACTGTCGCGGTCTCGAAGACCACCAGGAGGGGTCCAGGAGAAGGGGGTGGATTCACGACAAACAATCCTGATACTACACGGCGAACAACAACTGGTCATGGTTCAGGTCGTGTTTCGGGAAGAagtgctggtggtaatggaaataatgataatacTAATATTAGGAGCCAGCCTGTATACTCGTCCAGCTCGAGTTCGGCTCTAGAACGGTTCTTCACGCGGTTACTCTTCTGCGAATCACGACCGAAAAGTGGTCGTGTGGGTGAAGATGGATCGGAATTGAAAAGCGATACAAATTTAACGAGCACATCACGCGAACGAAAGGCTCAAAAGGTCGAATATGGGTCAGATAAGCTTGGTGCAGCTGGCTCGGGAAATGTCAAGACCACAAAAAATGGTCATAAGCGAGACGTGTCAACAAGTGCTAGTTCTGTTCctgtggctgctgctgctgcttctgctgctgttactgAAGCAGTAGGACGAGGAAATGTTGGATTGAAACCTAGTCGCAGTAATCGACAACATGGAACGCAAGGTGCTGGTCAAAAGCATAGACCACACACAAGTCCTGGTTCAGGTCCACATCATGAATCCGAATTGGCAACAAAGAtatctggttctggtactCCTCATCTCGACAAACCTGTTCCACCTTTGCCTGAATCAGGACCAGACGCACAAGTCACAGAACTAGGAGAGAAGGAGAAATTCGACTCGTCATCGACTCCGAACGGCGGGGTGTACGACAACGACCAGCATCTGAAATTTGTAGAAGCCAACCATGGAGGAACTGGAAAGGGCAATAATGAAACAATAGATTACGAAAAGGGGGAGATTTCAATTCCCGATAATAAGACGCTTGGAGCCGGCGACAACCAGCTCGTCGAGTATTCGACGTCATCGCACCACGAAGGAGTTGATCCAAACGACAAGGATTCGGGACTGTCGACTGCATATTATCAGGGAGAACCTGATAGAGGCATGGGAATCATCCCCTCGCCATACGATCCACCGAAACAATGGCTCCTGGAACCAATCAGCGCCGAACTGGCAGGACGCAAGTGTCTGGTATTAGACCTCGATGAGACGCTTGTGCACAGTAGTTTCAAATATATTCACCAGGCCGATTTCGTGATTCCCGTCGAGATCGAGTCACAGTACCATAATGTGTATGTGATCAAACGGCCTGGTGTCGACGAGTTTATGAAGCGAGTGGGCGAGCTGTATGAAGTGGTGGTATTTACAGCCAGTGTCAGTAAATATGGAGATCCGTTACTGGACCAGCTGGACGTTCATAACGTAGTTCACCACCGACTTTTCCGCGAGAGCTGTTATAATTACAACGGCAACTATGTGAAGAACCTGTCTCAGCTAGGACGACCACTCCAAGACACGATTATTATCGACaactcagcagcatcatACATATTCCACCCGCAACACGCGGTTCCCATTTCGAGCTGGTTCTCCGACATCCACGACAACGAGTTGCTCGACATGGTGCCCTTTCTCGAGGACCTGGCTGCCGACAAAGTCTCGGACGTCAGTCTCGTGCTCGACGTCAACATTTAACGCCCGCCTCTCCCATCGCTTTTCGATGGGGTTTGCATGTATTTTACCGTCCATCGTACCATTTCAAGTTTGTGCATATCCGTACGCCCCTCTTATGATCATTCTTAGCTTActatatttaatatttaataataatctgCTCCTGTCAcgttgcctccggcggctggggctgtgccccagaccccaggctcctctcgcttcgctcgagtcgtttcgtcgacggtcccagcaaactcctgcgaagcaggagccacggggtctggggcggagccccagccgccggaggcagcggcCAATGGATATTTATAGCTATGTTTGAATAAATACAGCGGTGTCTTGGAACACCAGAATGCAAGAGGGGGTCTAGTCTTTGATGGCGGTGCCGACGATGTGCTTCTCGCGCTCTTTTTCGTAAGGCACAGCTCCTTTCTTGCTGTGGCGGCGCATGTTGTCTTGACGGCGTTTGATGCTCTCGAGCTCGACTTTCTTGATCTCGGATGCCTTCTTGATGGCTTTGGGAACGTGTCTGTGTCTGGCAATGCGCTTGATTTCGGGCATGTGCTTGAATCGTTCTTTGAGCGCATCGTCGTATTCGAGTTTGGTCCGTTCACGAGTGGATTTGACACCCGAGCGTTGCGATGCCACACTTCGCCACAGTCGCACATTACCGTCGTCTGATCCGGAAATGATGTATTTTGAATCCATTGAGAATTTGACACAGAACACTCTTTGCATTCGTTTGGTGTGGTAAATGTCCCTGGAATGACCTTCTTTAAGACGGAAGATTCTAATGGACCGGTCGTACGAACCGGTAACTAACTCTTGTCCAGTGGGCGAAAAGTCGACATCCAGAACTGCAGCAACATGGTCCTTGTATACATTTAATGCTCTATCCAGCTTACGCATGTCGTAAAGGTAGATATTGTGGTCTtcactggcagcagcaaagtTAAATGCCTCCATTGGATTCCATGCGATAGCGTTGGTGCTGAGTGTGGACACCAGTTTTTGAACTGGAGATGCGGTACGGAGATCGTAGATAACCAACGATCTATCAGAGCCAGCAGATGCAAGAATAGAAGTTTCAGTCTGGTTAAATTTGACGGTGTTCACATTATCAGCACCCCATGACAGGTTGCTTGTAGGTTTAGATCTAGCAGTGTCCCATAGCTCGACTGTGGTACCGGCAGTAACAAATTTACCTTCATCTCTGTGGTGATCAATTCCATTGAAAGCACCAACTCCGAGATATGTTTGTAAGGGTTCACTAGCGCTCTTGGCATCTTTAACGTTCCACAACTTGACAGTCTTGTCACTGGCACATGACAACAGAGAACCACTGGGAGTCATGGTCAAACCTCGTACAATATTTTCGTGTGCTTTAACCGAGAAGACTTCATCTCGGGCAGACATATCCCACAATTTGATGATACCATCACCACTTCCAGTGGCCAATCTGTTCAAGCTTCTCGAGTTCTTAGCAATGCTGTACACACCGTCAATATGACCTCTGCCGAGTTGACCAACAAATGGCTGAGCAAACATACGCTCTAACTTCGTGGCATTCAATGCTCTGGTATACTCTCTGGCTCTCTCAAAAGGATGTAAAGCGGGATCCAAATTCCGAGGAAGACGCTGAACATCTGTATTTCTGGCTGGCAAGTAGCTATCAGCCGAACGACTGATGGTCTTGATTTTCTTTACGAAATGTTAGAATATTTTCTCATCACTATCTTTATAACCCAAAGTACCGGCTTGAGTACCAGTAAAACTTACCATTTTCGATAAAGGATGTTAAGAAAAACTCGTGTTTCtatacaataaatatatcctGTTACACTATCTCAAGCTGatccaaatatttttggtgATCATCGAAAATTTCCCGATAAACGCCGCATCAGCCATTGCCGCACACACCCTTGACCTTATCAGGGGCCTAACGGCCATGCATATGCAATCTAGACCCTGAAAATGCTAGGATCCCCattatgaagaaaaaatagcTTGACAACTCACTGGGATTTTGGCCTATAAACGTAGAAGTTCGGTAGGATTAGTGGTTTCCCATGGTGATTGTAGAAGACAGTGATCCCGAGGCAGATCCAGCTGAAGTGAGAGTGCTGCTGGCGCTGGTAGACACTACAACTGTCTGGTCGATGTCGCTTTCATAGTTTTCAACTGCGCTGTTATTGGATTTTGACTTTAAGATGCCCTTCGAATTCACTTCACCATCTGTGTGGCTTCGTAATAGTGGCCGTCTTGGATCATCCTTTCCAAATGAGCGTTTACTGCTGGGTCTTGTCTCATTATCTTCGTTGCGATGCTCATGATAGTGATACTCGGAAGATTGAATAATCGAATCAACAAGATAGTACTGAATAGAGTTCATGCTATAGATAACAGTTagtaaaataaaatgcaaCAAAAGTACCCAAATATCACTTACATTAAAGGAAATATCATCATGACAAATGCAACCTGGACCCGCTCATCAAAGTTTGTCCACGATATCAGAAATGCACCAAAGTCATCCATGAATGGCATCCACCACACAAAAACGTATAAAACAACTTTCATACACATTAGAGCTATCATGAATAGGGCACATTGTTTCATAAATGAGCTCCATTTTGGTGGGTTGCCGTACTGGCCCGAAACAATGCCCTTAATACCAAGACGAAAACATCCCGTATGAACCAGGTACAGAAAAAACCATAGAACTGGCACTCCTATCGTGGTATCGAGCAGAATATTAAGAAAGTACCAGTTACATGGGTTCGTGTCGACTCCCGGGTCTTTTGTAGAACTGAATAAAATAGATGCCAAAACGTTGACAAAATGAAGGCCTCCTGCACCGatgatttgttttgaaaCGTCGAAAAACCAGATCCACCAAGGTCGCCGTGGATTTTCTTTACTTCTTTTGTAGACTAATGATAAGATTGCACAAGCTCCCATGCTTAGTTGAACTATCAGCGCAAATGGGCCTAAAAGCTCGCAGTTGCCTTCGCGGAACGAAGAGTCAGCTGGAAGCGGCCATAAATTCATCCAATCCGGCCAATTCATTTATACCACACCTTGTAATTCTAAATATTCTTCTAGAGCATATGCTTATACTCAAAGTAATAGCAATAACTGTGTTCTCAGCAGATGTTTTATATGTTGGAGAATACTGGATAAGTGTCGAAGTCAGAGTCGGAGCCAGCGTTGGAGTCAGAATCGGGTCGGTCCTTCGGCTATCTTGTCACTTGGAAGATCGGGAGTTAGATATTAAGATTAGCTGCCGTTTAAATAAAGCCAAGTACCCAATCTGTCAGTATTCCttatttttaaatattgTGGGTTGAAATGTAAGTCAACAGTGAAGTTGCTGGTCTCGGGACTGTTGGTTTGTGGCGTATATGTATATTTGTTTTGCTCACCCACGCCGTCTGGTGGACAACTACAGGTGGAGATCGCCACGGAGTTTCACAGAATGCAGGCCAACGAACACCAATACCTAACTCCCGGCAATGAAAATatacttttgttttgccAAAAAACAATACCACTTGCCTAGTCAAGTAGTTCTTAATTTACGAACACtgatttgatattttctaGCAGAGGTTAAGTTGACATTTAGGTAATTACAGTCCGGGTAATCCACGTGTGCCGTGTGTCAGGACTGCAATCGGTCCCTGCAGCTATATATTGCGGGTTAGGATCATAACAAAGCTAGTCATTTGATACTTTTGAGTGAGTTCTTTTTTAAATTCTATCGAAATAAGAGGCTTTTGAGCCGTCAAGGGATTTTTGGAGTTGAGCTGTGACTTATGGTCAGAGACCACAATCTCACCCTCTATAATCCCCTAATTTGTTCAGTACGTGGGAGCTTTTTGGGCTCCTATTGAGAAACAAACCAGAATTTCACCTGAAGATTAAGAAGGAAAGGCTTCTTTAGAAGCAGAACAGATGGTTActtgaaaacttttgaatATTAAAGATAAAACTCTTTTATTGGTatctacccctgagataACTACATTCTCCCAGCTTATACCCCAACCCTAAACTACTCGGGCACGTGACGGCACGAATTATTCTCACCATATGTTCACAGTGTCTTAATAAGCGATTTTGGACGTCAGGTTACTGGACTGAAAATTAGTGAAAAATGACCGAGTCAGCTGGTAAGTAGCCTGTGAAGTCAAGAGTGACGTGGTGGATATCCTGCAGATGATTTTAAATAGACAGAATACTAACAATCAGCTCCTGCTTGCCATGCTGCCCCCAAGGCCGAAACTTCTAGTAAGTAATCTTAAGTGAATAAGCTATAAGAACTGTTTGGGTATTGAAATTAGCTTATTAGCTTATTCGGGTATTGAACCACCCTCCTTACGTATTGGGTATTGGAGTATTTATAACTTGTTGGATAATTTTATAGATTGGATTGGGTGCCACAGTATTATTACTGATGTGGCTGTTTtaatgctgatattgtaAGGAACAGAGATTCTAACATGTGTAGAACCCAAGCCTTGTTGTGTTTGTCTCGAGGAAAAATCTATTAGAGACAAGTGCATTTTGCTGAACGGCCAA
This window harbors:
- the SOF1 gene encoding Sof1p (Protein required for biogenesis of 40S (small) ribosomal subunit; has similarity to the beta subunit of trimeric G-proteins and the splicing factor Prp4p; essential gene; GO_component: GO:0030686 - 90S preribosome [Evidence IDA] [PMID 12150911]; GO_component: GO:0005730 - nucleolus [Evidence IEA]; GO_component: GO:0005730 - nucleolus [Evidence IDA] [PMID 15367670]; GO_component: GO:0005730 - nucleolus [Evidence IDA] [PMID 8508778]; GO_component: GO:0005634 - nucleus [Evidence IEA]; GO_component: GO:0030529 - ribonucleoprotein complex [Evidence IEA]; GO_component: GO:0032040 - small-subunit processome [Evidence IDA] [PMID 12068309]; GO_function: GO:0003729 - mRNA binding [Evidence IDA] [PMID 23222640]; GO_process: GO:0000462 - maturation of SSU-rRNA from tricistronic rRNA transcript (SSU-rRNA, 5.8S rRNA, LSU-rRNA) [Evidence IMP] [PMID 8508778]; GO_process: GO:0006364 - rRNA processing [Evidence IEA]; GO_process: GO:0042254 - ribosome biogenesis [Evidence IEA]); protein product: MFAQPFVGQLGRGHIDGVYSIAKNSRSLNRLATGSGDGIIKLWDMSARDEVFSVKAHENIVRGLTMTPSGSLLSCASDKTVKLWNVKDAKSASEPLQTYLGVGAFNGIDHHRDEGKFVTAGTTVELWDTARSKPTSNLSWGADNVNTVKFNQTETSILASAGSDRSLVIYDLRTASPVQKLVSTLSTNAIAWNPMEAFNFAAASEDHNIYLYDMRKLDRALNVYKDHVAAVLDVDFSPTGQELVTGSYDRSIRIFRLKEGHSRDIYHTKRMQRVFCVKFSMDSKYIISGSDDGNVRLWRSVASQRSGVKSTRERTKLEYDDALKERFKHMPEIKRIARHRHVPKAIKKASEIKKVELESIKRRQDNMRRHSKKGAVPYEKEREKHIVGTAIKD